A genomic segment from Branchiostoma floridae strain S238N-H82 chromosome 7, Bfl_VNyyK, whole genome shotgun sequence encodes:
- the LOC118419883 gene encoding uncharacterized protein LOC118419883 yields the protein MIKTKWKIASKAVVEEKREKTKDNPDRPKHGGKRKQSAATAFASVVTKSSFAAKMQWGNWGNSRTPSAKERLSRELDSRQEQRKQTEFAQHCWLCRREVQSSRQVTPIHSLHDLFDLFDNMDGESSSGSNKDSSSSSQSEGSDAMMRLMQDIGDDDYSQYQTLPNSKPETPLGKIGTPILDKKGGKRKSPTKVVTFVPD from the coding sequence ATGATCAAGACAAAGTGGAAGATAGCGTCCAAAGCTGTTGTCGAAGAGAAAAGGGAGAAAACCAAAGACAACCCCGACCGTCCAAAACATGGCGGCAAAAGAAAGCAGAGCGCGGCAACAGCATTTGCTTCCGTCGTCACCAAGTCATCCTTCGCCGCTAAGATGCAATGGGGGAACTGGGGAAACTCTCGGACCCCGTCCGCGAAAGAGAGGCTCTCGCGAGAGTTGGACTCTCGCCAGGAGCAGAGAAAACAGACTGAGTTTGCGCAGCATTGTTGGCTGTGTCGTCGAGAGGTTCAATCGTCTCGTCAGGTAACCCCCATACACAGCCTTCACGACCTTTTTGACCTCTTCGACAACATGGACGGGGAGAGCTCGTCGGGGTCAAACAAGGACAGCAGTTCGTCGTCTCAGTCGGAAGGTTCGGACGCCATGATGAGGCTGATGCAGGACATAGGAGATGACGATTATAGCCAATATCAAACCCTCCCTAATTCTAAACCTGAAACCCCGCTAGGTAAAATCGGCACGCCAATCTTGGACAAAAAGGGCGGGAAGAGAAAGAGTCCGACTAAAGTAGTTACATTCGTGCCGGATTAG